In one window of Mercurialis annua linkage group LG4, ddMerAnnu1.2, whole genome shotgun sequence DNA:
- the LOC126679189 gene encoding myb family transcription factor PHL5-like: MNTSKIDFQERIQQNHGMISNFPLQSSQFFGNMEIGAQSSGQLQQQNLIRPDHHKQQYSCNSIMSRFESPASAFYATERLFMGFPQYGYGQLNSPVTSFPYYSKPYGENYAIDPADQQLDHNLELRSNLQSIVKSRFSDNHSSQYSVPVRGDQDHNRFGNNSYAQLGFCSRQEAHSPGVGSANSMPALSNKTRIRWTQDLHEKFVQCVNRLGGAEKATPKAILKLMDSDGLTIFHVKSHLQKYRIAKYMPDSSEGKAEKRNSINDLSHMDPKTGMQITEALQLQLDVQRRLHEQLEIQKNLQLRIEEQGRQLKKMFDEQQQRTNNISNNEFSIEDVEISIVDEGSNGISNFPSKIS, from the exons ATGAACACTTCAAAGATTGATTTCCAAGAAAGAATTCAACAAAACCATGGCATGATCAGTAATTTTCCTCTTCAATCTTCTCAATTCTTTGGTAATATGGAGATTGGCGCACAGTCGTCAGGTCAGCTGCAACAGCAGAATTTGATTAGGCCTGATCATCATAAGCAGCAGTACAGCTGCAACAGTATAATGAGCCGTTTCGAATCACCAGCGTCGGCTTTTTATGCAACGGAAAGATTATTCATGGGGTTTCCACAGTACGGATATGGTCAATTAAATTCTCCTGTAACTTCATTTCCTTATTACTCCAAGCCGTATGGAGAAAACTATGCTATTGATCCTGCCGATCAGCAGTTAGATCATAATTTGGAATTGAGAAGCAATCTTCAATCAATTGTCAAATCCCGTTTCTCTGATAATCATTCTTCACAGTATTCCGTTCCTGTCCGAGGAGATCAAGATCATAATCGA TTTGGCAACAATTCGTATGCGCAGTTAGGATTTTGTTCGAGACAAGAGGCTCACTCGCCGGGAGTTGGTTCTGCGAATTCTATGCCTGCTCTTTCGAATAAAACTCGAATAAGATGGACTCAAGATCTTCATGAGAAGTTCGTCCAGTGTGTGAATCGCCTTGGAGGAGCTGAAA AAGCAACACCAAAGGCAATACTGAAGCTAATGGACTCAGATGGATTGACTATTTTTCATGTCAAAAGTCATTTGCAG AAATATAGAATTGCAAAATACATGCCAGATTCTTCCGAAG GAAAGGCTGAGAAAAGAAATAGCATAAATGATCTATCACATATGGATCCTAAAAC TGGCATGCAAATCACGGAGGCTCTGCAACTCCAATTAGATGTCCAGCGGCGTCTGCACGAACAACTAGAG ATTCAGAAAAATCTACAATTGCGGATCGAAGAACAAGGCAGACAACTTAAGAAGATGTTTGATGAACAACAACAGAGGACGAATAATATCAGTAATAACGAGTTCAGTATCGAAGACGTTGAGATTTCAATTGTAGATGAAGGATCTAATGGTATTTCTAATTTTCCATCCAAGATTAGTTAG